A single region of the Strigops habroptila isolate Jane chromosome 3, bStrHab1.2.pri, whole genome shotgun sequence genome encodes:
- the FBLN1 gene encoding fibulin-1 isoform X2 encodes MDNLRGAWSLRLLLLLALVPSLRGQDLSMEECCDKGIEWANKNRICASLPLISESRECSMTQVQCCRSQLEKQYCSDGIEFANVREECDSDIGENSTCEADYFKVCCYCCLLGKTAQVQGQSCEPNPKIGYQCGIVFRACCVKGQEGIDLSISDDAPKKEQVEISKEELDQEDPYLHDGCRGGGPCSQQCRDTGSSYVCSCFVGYQLQADGVNCEDINECITGTHSCGIGQTCVNTLGSFRCQRDTSCGTGYELTDDSRCKDIDECETGTHNCPPDFICQNTPGSFRCRPKLQCMNGFIQDALGNCIDINECLSTNMPCPAGQICINTDGSYTCQRMSPSCGRGYHLNEDGTRCVDVDECSSSNQPCGEGHVCINAPGNYRCECKTGYSFDVISRTCIDINECRRYPGRLCAHKCENTPGSYYCTCTMGFKLSADGRSCEDLNECESSPCSQECANVYGSYQCYCRRGFQLSDIDGISCEDIDECALPTGGHICSYRCINIPGSFQCTCPSTGYRLAPNARNCQDIDECVAESHNCSFNETCFNIQGGFRCLSLECPENYRKSGDTRCERLSCNENKECQSLPLRITYYHLSFPTNIQVPTDIFRMGPSNAVPGDKILLSIISGNQEGFFTTKKVNNHSGIVVMQRQITEPRDLLLTIQMQLFRHGTVNTFIAKLFIFVSAQL; translated from the exons aTCTGTCAATGGAAGAATGCTGTGACAAGGGCATTGAATGGGCAAATAAAAACAGGATATGTGCTTCTCTACCCTTAATATCTGAGTCCAGAGAATGCAG TATGACTCAGGTACAGTGCTGCCGCAGTCAGTTGGAGAAGCAGTACTGTTCAGATGGGATTGAATTTGCCAACGTGCGTGAGGAGTGTGACTCAGATATTGGTGAAAATTCCACCTGTGAAGCTGACTACTTCAAG GTATGCTGCTACTGTTGTTTGCTGGGAAAGACTGCCCAAGTTCAAGGACAGAGTTGTGAACCCAACCCAAAGATAGGATACCAGTGTGGAATTGTCTTCAGAGCTTGCTGTGTGAAGGGTCAAGAAGGCATCGATCTGTCCATCAGTGATGATGCTCCTAAAAAGGAGCAAG ttgaaatttcaaaggaagaaCTAGACCAAGAAGATCCCTATCTGCATGATGGCTGCAGAG GTGGTGGTCCATGCTCTCAGCAGTGCAGAGACACAGGATCCAGTTACGTCTGCTCCTGCTTTGTTGGGTATCAGCTTCAAGCAGATGGTGTCAACTGCGAAG ATATTAATGAGTGTATCACTGGGACACACAGTTGTGGGATTGGACAAACCTGTGTCAATACATTAGGATCCTTTCGCTGTCAGCGGGACACGAGCTGTGGAACTGGTTATGAACTAACAGATGACAGTCGTTGCAAAG ATATTGACGAATGTGAGACTGGTACTCATAACTGCCCCCCCGATTTTATATGTCAGAATACTCCAGGATCTTTCCGTTGCCGACCCAAGCTACAGTGCATGAATGGGTTTATACAAGATGCGCTAGGCAACTGTATTG ATATCAATGAATGCCTGAGCACCAACATGCCATGCCCAGCTGGACAGATATGTATTAACACTGATGGCTCATACACCTGCCAGCGAATGTCACCCAGCTGTGGCCGAGGTTATCATCTCAATGAAGATGGAACAAGATGCGTAG ATGTGGATGAGTGCTCATCCTCTAATCAGCCTTGTGGAGAAGGACATGTTTGTATAAATGCCCCAGGCAATTACCGTTGTGAGTGCAAAACTGGTTATTCTTTTGATGTCATCAGTAGAACTTGCATTG ATATCAATGAATGCAGACGCTATCCAGGCCGCCTTTGTGCTCACAAGTGTGAGAATACTCCTGGTTCTTATTACTGCACTTGCACCATGGGATTCAAACTTTCAGCTGATGGCAGGTCATGTGAAG atttaaatGAGTGTGAGAGCAGCCCCTGTAGTCAAGAGTGTGCCAATGTCTATGGCTCCTATCAGTGTTACTGCCGCCGTGGCTTTCAGCTCAGTGACATAGATGGGATTTCATGTGAAG ATATTGATGAATGTGCTTTACCTACTGGAGGGCATATCTGTTCCTATCGATGTATTAATATTCCTGGGAGCTTTCAATGTACTTGTCCCTCCACTGGTTACAGGTTGGCCCCCAATGCACGCAACTGCCAAG ataTAGATGAGTGTGTTGCAGAAAGCCATAACTGCTCTTTCAACGAGACCTGCTTTAACATCCAGGGGGGCTTTCGCTGTCTGTCTTTGGAATGTCCAGAAAATTATCGCAAGTCAGGAGATAC TCGCTGTGAGCGCTTGTCTTGTAATGAAAATAAGGAGTGCCAGAGCCTGCCTCTGAGAATAACCTACTATCACCTCTCTTTTCCTACCAACATTCAAGTACCCACCGACATTTTCCGCATGGGCCCTTCCAATGCTGTCCCTGGGGATAAAATTCTGCTGTCCATCATCAGCGGGAACCAGGAGGGGTTTTTCACCACAAAAAAAGTGAACAACCACAGTGGCATTGTGGTCATGCAGCGGCAAATCACAGAGCCCAGAGACCTTCTTCTGACAATTCAAATGCAACTTTTCCGCCATGGAACTGTCAACACATTTATTGCCAAACTTTTTATCTTTGTCTCTGCACAGCTTTGA